A genomic stretch from Flavobacterium nitratireducens includes:
- a CDS encoding DUF6265 family protein, translated as MKKIPTIVSIFLITSACQKKTDNEKLLIKNSSWLLGSWEYKSNTGTLTENWTKVNDSTYKALSLFIKDKDTIHYESIILQEKEETLTYTTTIKGQNNEKPISFKMKEEVEKGLVFENLKHDYPQKISYQKTNNGIIAEISGVQSGKASSEKFILHKKN; from the coding sequence ATGAAAAAAATTCCCACCATAGTCTCTATATTCCTTATTACATCAGCTTGTCAAAAAAAGACAGATAATGAAAAACTTTTAATAAAAAATTCTAGTTGGCTATTAGGAAGCTGGGAATACAAATCAAATACTGGCACACTTACTGAAAATTGGACAAAAGTAAATGATAGTACATACAAAGCTTTATCTCTTTTTATTAAAGATAAAGACACTATCCATTATGAATCAATAATTTTACAAGAAAAAGAAGAGACACTTACCTACACTACAACTATAAAAGGACAAAATAACGAAAAACCTATTAGCTTTAAAATGAAAGAAGAAGTAGAAAAGGGACTTGTATTTGAAAATTTAAAACATGATTATCCTCAAAAAATCAGTTATCAAAAAACAAACAACGGTATAATTGCAGAAATCTCAGGAGTACAATCTGGTAAAGCTTCATCAGAAAAATTTATTCTTCACAAAAAAAACTAA